From a single Solenopsis invicta isolate M01_SB chromosome 6, UNIL_Sinv_3.0, whole genome shotgun sequence genomic region:
- the LOC105205195 gene encoding methylglutaconyl-CoA hydratase, mitochondrial, which produces MVSLVANIRVTSSLRHWCICTTRTLTTSAMPSPKDEAKEVIVNYLDGKDNGIAVLGLNRPAARNSFGKTLISQLNEALVSIKQNNKLRVLIVRSLVPKVFCAGADLRERFKMDNSEVLRFVSSLRSLMTDVETLPTPVISAIDGVALGGGLELALASDIRVASSEAKMGLVETKLAIIPGAGGTQRLPRIVGAAKAKELIYTARILDGEQAMQIGLVNEVVPQNKVGDAAYQTALSIAREILPNGPIGVRMAKVAISKGTEVSFEDGMEIEGQCYSKLVDTKDRIEGLAAFAAKRVPVYQGA; this is translated from the exons ATGGTTTCATTAGTGGCAAACATTAGAGTTACCAGCTCTCTTCGTCATTGGTGCATTTGTACCACGAGAACATTGACCACAAGCGCAATGCCGAGTCCTAAGGACGAGGCGAAAGAGGTGATCGTTAATTACTTGGACGGAAAGGACAACGGTATCGCTGTATTAGGATTGAACAGGCCTGCTGCTCGTAATTCTTTCGGGAAGACCCTGATCTCTCAATTGAACGAAGCGCTGGTCTCGATCAAGCAAAACAACAAGCTACGAGTACTAATAGTACGCAGCCTAGTCCCAAAAGTATTTTGCGCTGGGGCGGACCTACGGGAGAGATTCAAAATGGACAATTCTGAGGTGCTGCGATTCGTGTCTTCTTTACGGAGTCTCATGACTGACGTAGAGACCCTGCCGACGCCGGTGATCTCGGCTATAGACGGTGTAGCATTAGGCGGAGGACTGGAGCTTGCGTTAGCTAGTGACATTAGAGTCGCCTCTTCCGAGGCCAAGATGGGTCTTGTGGAGACGAAACTGGCGATAATACCGGGCGCTGGTGGCACGCAGAGACTTCCCAGGATTGTCGGAGCAGCCAAGGCTAAAGAATTGATTTACACCGCGCGGATTCTTGACGGCGAACAAGCGATGCAGATCGGGCTCGTCAACGAGGTGGTTCCGCAAAACAAGGTCGGCGACGCGGCTTACCAAACGGCTCTCTCGATCGCGAGAGAAATTTTACCTAATGGTCCCATTGGCGTTAG AATGGCGAAAGTGGCTATATCTAAAGGCACAGAGGTATCTTTTGAAGACGGTATGGAGATCGAGGGACAGTGTTACAGTAAACTCGTGGATACGAAAGACAGAATTGAAGGACTCGCCGCTTTCGCAGCGAAGCGCGTACCTGTTTATCAAGGAGCATAA